Genomic segment of Gigantopelta aegis isolate Gae_Host chromosome 10, Gae_host_genome, whole genome shotgun sequence:
GTTAGCAACATTAAACATTCAACATTTCCAGTGGGGAagcaataatgaaataatatgatgtatacatatatatatacatatatacatacatgtatataactacatacatttatttcatttaaatacatatgcaTACTCATACATCtgtaaaatgtcatgttttcattacatcattttataactgttatatactgaaaaaatattgatttatattaataaataatatcttCATTTTAATAGGCCTAACACTGAATTTTTTTTGCAGTAATAGCTAGATAAATAACGTTTTCTAAGATCATTTAATATATTGCATTCAAATAAGAAATGGAATTCGTTGCTGatacagtttttttttatttattacaaatacagCATATTCGTTAGTATCTTCAAATCTTTGGTATATTCCACCATCTTCCGGTTTCAATTGGTAGGTTAtgattactagtatattaaatacGTGATACTGAaacaacaaatattaagacgtaCTCAGTTTAATCAACACTAATGACGTAATGTTATTATTGAATGATTGTttttgaatgttttgttttgctatCTCTACCCCCCTTCTTTAACGTAATTTGAAATTGTTTACATACTAAATTTATTAATTGctacaaagggggggggggatgtgccCCCCACgcctttgtagcagcagcgatgtttttaatttttttaatttatgcgTGTGTGCCCGCACCcgaccccactttttggcatctTTCTAAGCCCGTGATGAAGATAACTGCATTTTACCGACTTTggtagcgcagtggttaagtcatagGACTCCAGGCTAGTTTATGCGTGTGTGCCCGCTCCcgaccccactttttggcatctTTCTAAGCCCGTGATGAAATAACTGCATTTTACCGActttggtggcgcagtggttaagtaaTAGGACtccaggctagtaggtactgggttcgcagccggtaccggctccagtCCAAAGCCGagtttttaagggctcaatgggttggtgtaaggccactacaccctctctctctctctctctctctctctctctctctctctctcactctcactctcactctcactctcactctcactctcactctcactctcactctcactctcactagccactaaccaactaacccactgtcctagacagacagcccagatagctgaggtgtgtgtacccattttgttttaatccgATTTTATGTATCTAggatgtgtacccaggacatgGGCTATTGTTTGGTTGTTGGTGGTTAATCAGAGAGCAGACAGTGTAGTGACTTTACGCCTGCTTGTTAACACTGACTGGGCGGGAGCCTGTACTGGGATACGAACACAGTAACTAGTAGACACCTGATGGCATTCCGTGTGAAATTAATATATCTTCAGCATGGAATACATCACTGTTGCAGCCAATGGGCTACTTGTAGGCGATAAGTTCCAATGAAAAGAATgctcattttctttttattatcttttggGCAACTAAAATGATTTGATTGgtatgctagggtcagactactAACTGACACGACAGTTGGCCAATTTGCCAATCACTCGACttttacgactgtccagttacTAGTCTTatcgctcttacaactcgattcatCGTCGTAcacaactcctacgaccgattcGTTGTTAATCCTAGCTCACCCGTCTAAGTCGGGAGTGTGCTAAATTAGAACGCAGCTGTCGAGTTGGCCatctccgtcgtgacagttgacagtctgaaacTAGCATTAGGTTATGCAATACTGAAATGGGGTCCGACTTCCATAATTACGGTGCAAAaacaagtttttgttttgttttgttttttggaccGCATACGGAAGTGACTGGAGGGCTTCTCTGTGTTACAAGCATGTAGTATGCCCAAGGCAGGACACTTTTAATACTGAAGCAGGACTGAAGGAACTTGCCCTGAAATTCAGTCGGTTCATTGCTTGTGTTGCAGGGTCGAACCACTGATTGTTTTCTTCTCGTTCCGACCAGTGTACtaaactggtcaaaggtcgtgatatgtgctttcctgtctgtgtgaaagtgcatataaaagatcgctttctcttgctgcattaggaaaaaatgtagcaggattcTTCTGACGACTACgattcagaattatcaaatgtttgctatccaatacccgatgattaattaatcaatgtactctagtggtgtctgcAAAAACCCCTTTAAACCTTCGTGTTAGCCAGAGCACTATGTGTAGCATACAATAAGACATATACCATTAAACCTAGCTCAAAAGTCGTATTTGTGAGATTATTGTTACAGATCGGATTAGTATGCAGGGATTTATCAATGATCCCATGTCTGACATGATTGGGAAAATTGGCGCGATTTAATCAATAGATTCATTGGGTCTTTAAGTGTTCTTTTAGGCCAATGAATAATGAAACACACCGTTGTTAAATTAATTAGAACAGATATActagtaattaaaaatatttacatatcaaattgGGTATTTTCAGTGTCAATTGGCTTTTCAGAAGGGACCTAATGGCTATGTTTGGTAATACCTGAATAAATCCTTGATATGCTATTAAACTAGGCTGAGGTAacgatgtaaaaaaaaaagaaaaaaaaaagatttaaagtaTTCATATGATTTATACAGATgttgtgttgtttctttttcagACGACCAAACCTTCGAAAATGAAAATTCCGTCACAAAAATACGACGCCGACGGGACTGTCAACATGTATGACTTTGTCGTCGCTGCCAAAGAGAACGACGTGGAAGAACTTTCACGAATTTTGCGAGGCGTGAAATCGGCAATAAATAAATCGGACTGGGTCCACAACGAGACCGCCTTAACGATTTCCACAAAACTTGGCCGAAAGGAGAGCGTGGAATTCTTGTTGACGAATGGCGTCGATGTAAACTGCGCCAACAGAAAGGGGAAACGATCTCTTTATTACGTGATAGTTGAGAAGCAAGTCACTTGCATGAAGCTGATCCTGTCTTCCAAAAACGTTGAGGTGAACCCCGTGGTTCACGAAGGTCTCACGCCACTGATGCTGTCGGCTAAACTCGGCTTCGACAGCTGCGTCAAACTGCTGGTAGACCACGGCTGCGACATAAACAGAAAGTCGAAAGTCGAAAAGAAAGGCGCAATTCACTACAGCATCCAACCAGAACCGTGGCAGCCGACTCTGATTCAGAAGAAGGCGTCAGACGATGACAGCAGATTTCAGTGTCTCAGAGCTTTGGTGGAGTCGGGGGCAGACGTGAATCTCTCAGACGCAGACGGCATGACGCCATTACATTATGCAATACGAAACCGAAACGCCAGGGCCGTGGAACTCTTGGTTTTAGAGGGATGTTCCGTAAATGTTGCAGCTAGCTGGGAAACGGCTCTGTCTTGTTGTGTGGGCCCCGTGACGCCTGCTCTCCTGGCCTCATACGTTTCCAATACTCGTATAATATCGATTCTTTTAGCAGCAGGGTGTGATTTCCTCACCTGTCCAGCTATGATGAAAATTAAATCAAACCACCCCCATCGTCTGTGTCTGGGAATGTGTCACAGGATGCCTGGGGTTTTTCGTCATGACGTTCCGCCAATCAAAAAGGATCCCAAGGATTTGAAACGATTGTGCCGACTGGCTATTAGAAAGGTTATGGGACAAAATATTGCAAGATGTTCTGACCAGCTGCGGTTGCCCAAGCCAGTAGAGTTGTATATCAGTAAAACGGAATACCAAAGTTGAAGTGGAAGTATTTGATGACATTGTCCAAGAGTGTTCATTCCTTATAATCCATTTTATTCTAGTCTTCTTTACgactttttaaaagtacattgTGATACCTATATTGTTTTACTGGGCGTTTGTATTTTTTACTACTTTATTAAGGTACTAACCCTTAAATGCAAATTTTTACTCATTTTTACTCATTTTtataacttgttttgttttaaccaataaatatgagtgtgtttTAGTTAATTTCGTTGTTATTAACGAAAGTCGCTTTTTTAATTCGGCCATTTGCCGCATTCGCATTGCAAATGACTCGGGATTCAGCTAAAGGAACGCCTCACGATGGAAGCTGTTTGTTTTTGGCACAACACATATATGGCTTTACCAACCATTTTCATCTAAGCTCTCATCTTCATGAACAATTAAAGCTGTGTTACAGTTAGTAAACATTAACTTTGTTAAATCAATTAACACTGCATTAAGCCTTTcaataaattcattttaaaCTCCTTTCTAGATAGTAAcaagaaacccgctaccgccacatAGACGACTCCTACCGAATAGCAGCAATGGGTATTTTGTATGCAGTTTTAGTAAGCAGGACAGCATGTACCACAAAATTAAGATTCGTTCATTACATTGAGCTTCCTATCTAATCCATTTTAAACTGCATTCCAGACCGTAATAGCAAACTCGCTACCGTCACATCGGCATATTGCCGAATAGcgacaagggatattttatatggcagaacagcacataccacggcttttcaTATACCACATCACATATTACGATCACGACACGATACCACATATTTTGATACACTAGTATAAGACTATTAGCTGGTATGTGAAAACCCCATAAGCAGGAATGAGCATTAAATCTTAAAACGCCAATTTAGTCCAGTCAATCTATGAAACGCGGACACAATTTGCTTAGATTGACTGGATATTTTACTTCCACCGATCCACTGCTGTCCATTGCAAGTTCGTAATCGATGTTTTAAATGACTGTCCAGAGTGTGTTGCCAATGTTAATATTATGCCCAGTAACGGAGACCCTTtagtgactaaaattacatatttaatacatttctcAGCATAAAATATCGCTGGCTGTATATTGTATGTCTGTCTACTGGTCCTCATGTTTGTGCTATAGTatttcccatcattctataaacaggtttttttgtgtgttgtaaATAACATCAGTTTGGTTTACggtcagaagaaaaaaaaaagaaaatgaaaaaatgttttggaaatacaatttttgtgtgaaatCTACAAATTAATCGTCTCAGAAATatataacttgtagtaaattaaaaaaaacaaaaacaaaaaacaacaattaaaaattccaaagtataaaaaaaggcgttcgctgtgggacggactataggtcaaagtttattttatttcctaatctatttcttttcgtacgtatgaaatatTGGGAGGCCAAATCCAGTCTGGCCAATTATgaacattaggacgaccagaaagacattggATGTACAGACACATATTCTATACAAgaaactatatattaataatttagtatGCAATTCTAGTcgttaaactattttattggtctgaatcatcttacaatggcaacatactcgggacagtctctttaactgggggtgggggtgtgggtgggatgtagcttagtgatgcgcgatcggtctgggatcaatccccgtcggtgggtccattgggttatttctcgctccatccagtgtaccacgactggtatatcaatagcCATGGTAtggtgctatcctgtatgtgggatggtgcatataaaatatcccttgctactaatggaaaaaaaggtagcgggtttcctcactatgtcaaaattaccaaatgtttgacatccaatagccgatgattaataaatcaatgtgctctagtggtgtcgttaaacaaaacaaacttcttacaatggcagcaggCCAGGGAagattaaaggaaaggaatgtttgttttacgacacccaagcacgttttaaactacagctatttggtgtctaatatactataatatggttatttctacatttggttaagaggaaacccgttgccgccacataggctactccaaTCGATAAGCACCAGgggatattttatgttatgTACTTCCCATAGAAAAGACAATACATAACacgatatttgatatatatatatatatatatatatatacacatacacatacacacacacacacaccacacacacacaccacactcacacaccacacacacaccacacacacacacaccacaccctcaaacaccacacacacacacacacaccacacacgcaccacacaccccacaccacacacacacaccacacacgccacacacaccacacacacacaggccacacaccgcacacacacacacaccacacacacataccacacacaccacacacacacacacacacacacaccacacacgcacacacacacacacacagtcgtGAGGGACTGGTTGGGGCGGGAAAATTCCAGTCCTTTGAGGGAGACCGATTCTGTGACACATCGTACCTCAGGCGAGAGCTTTGCCAGGGTTCAATAAATCCAGTAGCCCCCGGTTCAggctaatgatttttttttggtctgggataatgaaaaatactaactattactataaagaaagaaagaagtgttttatttaacgacgcactcaacacattttatttacggttatatggcgtcagacatatggttaaggacaacacagattttgagaggaaacccgctgtcgccactacatgggctactcttccgattatcagcaagggatcttttatttgcgctttccacaggcaggatagcacaaaccatggcctttgttgaaccagttatggatcactggtcggtgcaagtggtttacacctacccattgagccttgcggagcactcactcagggtttggagtcggtatctggattaaaaatcccatgcctcgactgagatccgaacccagtacctaccagtctgtagaccgatggcctgccacgacgccaccgaggccggacaactattactataatacaaagcttctgtgagggatAGTGATTTTCTCAAACATTATTTAAGACtggctctaccactgagcttaATCTCCCCCTCACCCCCACACTGGCAAGCGTGACTGCACCATGATGATGAACTTTGAGGATGCACAGGGATCCTTGACCAACTTATTTTtacagacagataaacagataggacaatattttatttatgtatgcaaTTAACTCAGTATCATTTAAAATACAGAATGAAAGTAAAAACCTATTTTTTTACAAGAATTACGATAAACTATCAGTTCTTAAAgagaaaaattgaaaaaaaagaagaaaaaaaaaagaagaaaaaaagtaaaaagacTGCACATATTGGTTCTCAAAATCGATATTCTGGTTGACTGAtttcaaaataatgttcatgcttatttccaattaagatTGATATCCCACTATCTGGTTTGTCTATTCGGGACAAAACTGTGATTCCAAAGGGattttcctgagtttgctgcaatttacAACTAACAGGCCCAGTCCCTTTTTGAtaacagggcgggacgtagctgcgcccatgacaggcgtgcgctacaaccgcttgttctgaatatgcacATTAAACTctattaacaaattaattattaattatctattaacctaatgacaaaatgtagcgggtttcctttttaagaatatATGTCTAATTACGAaatatatgacatccaatagccgatgattcataaatcaatgtgctctagtgctatcgttaaacaaaacttcttattcttttttttatgacaacaaaattatattattaaagatatttttctatttatacatgtatatgcagatactggtattcaaaacaacaaaatatgtttaatatataatttcagtCGTCTAAAAGGATccgttagtcggaaacatcttaagccccggtcacactgtcaaggatcaggacgccggtgtaaacggaatgcaattCCGTAGGAATAGTTGTCTGGCTGGACTTtgtctcctaggaatgcaggtcctaggtctaatatacctaggaatgcaagtcctaggacttacgttccttaggaatactggtctgactgccaggatattaAGTCCGGGTCGTGcctgcattcctggacaataaaaatttaagtccgatggtacatatacaaaataaattataaatgtaaacaaaatgaaaagcagtttcctttctggtttatttaattaacttgggATACTGGCGCCTCtccttatttaaatattttctatttattccaatattttccatttatatcatttgcaagagtatgtacacatttgttgaccttattacacgAGCAAAActaaggtctttattcattgcgtgttgttccaactaataaatgtttaaacatttaaaggggcataccctagtttcaatccgtgaaaattaccactaagttttgttaatctacaaacctgtaacacatttggataaagttacaattgagtgaaatatgagtctgttactttgaaatggtgaattaccctctaaaaatagactaaaactcgactccataactgttacttctcagacgcacgtgtgtttttaaaaatatgagaaatgcattttgtgatattaaaaacaccaggatgaccaaaaacacttcgaatgtacggaaattgataatgtaaacaataaaatctaagtaaagtatgatttaagttatcaaaaacggatATAATAGTAagaaatatgcgttagtgtttaaaaagactagggcatgtccctttaaaagtaactcgaaaagattttccataattccaagcatgtattagtactcgcagataagtataacttgcccatctgatattaccaacacaattatctgttagacattatatactggtatttgatgttgataataataataataataataataataattcaactataaaaatgtgatatctgcgttatataaattatcttatataatttttaagtttgtgcctttttgtcaataatgttgcaggcgcaTGTACgttgggtgtggggtggggtggcgtggtCTAAAAACtcctcttcaaaacaaatttctacctgccacagtctagacctccaCCCCTGCATaatttactgaacatgtgcctgctttgtcaattttactcattttcaaaaattaatttggtctaacatatgacatatcagactctgGGCTCTatatcttagtcccaaccaaccataccatcgattacaaattatgttaaatggttaTTATTAAGGTTTATCATTTAATAGAAAtagtgggttttagcagctcaatgggccactacactgattaagacaaaacagtaacccctgaacaattatcatactatcaataatatgcacacacaatttacacagatatttttaaacagactaactattcatgacacttttacacttGACAGTTTTGGTCATAATAGGCGTTCAGGCTCCTTTTTTGggagtaggggtggggtgggggcaggctgatttttattgcccgaatgaaacgaaactgcccgaatctggaacacaacgtatgtttatattcgcattactaccaagacgctatataggattccaaacaaatcagtctgcatttgtacatggattacaactaatattgtgagtagaatgatggaaatgtatggtgaagatttcaggccagctcattttgcccgaaatTGTCCCCAGCACTGGGggagtgacccccccccccccccccaaccccacctcCATCCAGTCTCGAACGCTTATGATGTTCCTTACGGCCAGGTATAACAATGCAGAAACCCTTTCCCCAACTCGTATCTTATGCTTATGATGGTCAAAACTGCCATATGacagtcagtgataattaatttcaagtgttttgatgctatttttaattgttcatcagtaaaaggtaatttttcatgcttattattcctgttatttttatattgtagtagggcctaactggtcattatagtactagttattagtactaactactagaactaagtacagttttcaaagttttatttcagggattttcaggaatcatatatatatatatttatttccgatatatatatatatatatatatatatatatatatatatatatatatatatatatatatatatatatatatatatatatatatatatatatacatatcggaaataaattccagaggactaggaatactaggattgaaagtcctgtgggccaggagtaccaggaataaaagtcccacggtcttacattcctcggaatccacgtcccacagacttaaattcataggaatacaagtcccacagactaggattccgaggaatggaagtccgatcggacaaagattaagaaaatcacaaataatcagattgtgatttaccgtcaaaatataaacttata
This window contains:
- the LOC121384075 gene encoding putative ankyrin repeat protein RF_0381, whose protein sequence is MKIPSQKYDADGTVNMYDFVVAAKENDVEELSRILRGVKSAINKSDWVHNETALTISTKLGRKESVEFLLTNGVDVNCANRKGKRSLYYVIVEKQVTCMKLILSSKNVEVNPVVHEGLTPLMLSAKLGFDSCVKLLVDHGCDINRKSKVEKKGAIHYSIQPEPWQPTLIQKKASDDDSRFQCLRALVESGADVNLSDADGMTPLHYAIRNRNARAVELLVLEGCSVNVAASWETALSCCVGPVTPALLASYVSNTRIISILLAAGCDFLTCPAMMKIKSNHPHRLCLGMCHRMPGVFRHDVPPIKKDPKDLKRLCRLAIRKVMGQNIARCSDQLRLPKPVELYISKTEYQS